From a single Nicotiana tomentosiformis chromosome 2, ASM39032v3, whole genome shotgun sequence genomic region:
- the LOC138904458 gene encoding uncharacterized protein, with the protein MKGVLRFGKKDKLSSRYIGPFEVLKKIGEVAYELALPPNLSGIHPVFHVSMLRKYVGDLSHVLDFSTVQLDGNLTYDVEPVAILNQQVRKLRSKYIASMKVQWRGQPTGEATWEIEREMRSKYPHLFEAPGMILNSFEDECLFKRGTI; encoded by the coding sequence atgaagggtgtgttgaggtttgggaagaaagaCAAGTTGAGTTCTCgttatattggtccttttgaagtgcttaagaagattggagaggtggcttatgaactggCATTACCGCCTAATCTATCGGgtattcatccagtgtttcatgtatctatgctccggaagtatgttggagatctgtctcatgttttggattttagcacagtgcagttggacggcaatttgacttatgatgtggagccggtggccattttaaaCCAGcaggttagaaagttgagatcaaagtaCATAGCTTCaatgaaagtgcagtggagaggccagccaaccggagaagctacctgggagattGAGAGAGaaatgcggagcaaatatccacacctatttgaggctccaggtatgattctaaactcgttcgaggatgaatgtttatttaagagggggacaATTTAA